From a single Populus nigra chromosome 18, ddPopNigr1.1, whole genome shotgun sequence genomic region:
- the LOC133678677 gene encoding uncharacterized protein LOC133678677 isoform X1 — MAVSTETVMAIKTYQNQAEALVKNYILADPFIPYTSVLGGIFACKVAYDLTQLISTFYIKAYNGLTKLQRIEWNNRGMSTIHAIFITAMSLYFVFWSDLFSDQRHTGLVTLRSSQLSIVGLGVSIGYFFVDFGMIFLYYPTLGGKEYVIHHSLSTIAVAYSMLSGELQLYTYMCLISEVTTPEINMRWYLDTAGLKRSAAYLINGLAIFLAWLMARILLFLYLFYHIYLHYDQVIQMSLFGCLLTFLVPAVLFIMNLMWFGKIIKGLKKALAKRL; from the exons ATGGCTGTGTCCACTGAGACAGTTATGGCTATCAAGACTTACCAAAATCAGGCTGAGGcattggttaagaattacatATTAGCTGATCCTTTCATTCCTTACACTTCCGTCCTTGGTGGCATTTTTGCTTGCAAAGTG GCCTATGATCTCACTCAATTAATCAGCACTTTTTACATCAAAGCTTATAATGGTCTTACAAAACTTCAACGAATTGAGTGGAACAATAG AGGCATGTCTACAATTCATGCCATTTTCATCACAGCTATGTCATTGTACTTTGTCTTCTGGTCGGATCTCTTTTCTGACCAACGGCATACTGGCCTTGTTACATTACGGAGTTCACAACTCTCCATTGTTGGACTTGGG GTTTCTATTGGGTACTTCTTTGTGGACTttggaatgatttttttgtacTATCCTACTTTGGGTGGAAAGGAGTAT GTTATCCATCATTCTCTTTCTACAATTGCAGTAGCGTATTCTATGTTGTCTGGAGAACTGCAGCTTTATACATACATGTGCCTCATCTCTGAAGTGACAACTCCAGAGATTAATATGAGATG GTATCTTGATACAGCTGGTCTGAAGAGGTCTGCTGCATATCTTATCAACGGTCTAGCCATCTTTCTTGCTTGGCTG ATGGCAAGAATTCTGCTGTTTCTTTACCTGTTTTACCACATCTACTTGCACTATGATCAG GTTATCCAGATGAGCCTCTTTGGCTGTCTTCTGACCTTTTTGGTTCCGGCAGTACTATTTATCATGAACTTGATGTGGTTTGGGAAGATCATAAAGGGATTGAAGAAAGCCTTGGCAAAAAGACTCTGA
- the LOC133678677 gene encoding uncharacterized protein LOC133678677 isoform X2, producing MMAYDLTQLISTFYIKAYNGLTKLQRIEWNNRGMSTIHAIFITAMSLYFVFWSDLFSDQRHTGLVTLRSSQLSIVGLGVSIGYFFVDFGMIFLYYPTLGGKEYVIHHSLSTIAVAYSMLSGELQLYTYMCLISEVTTPEINMRWYLDTAGLKRSAAYLINGLAIFLAWLMARILLFLYLFYHIYLHYDQVIQMSLFGCLLTFLVPAVLFIMNLMWFGKIIKGLKKALAKRL from the exons ATGATG GCCTATGATCTCACTCAATTAATCAGCACTTTTTACATCAAAGCTTATAATGGTCTTACAAAACTTCAACGAATTGAGTGGAACAATAG AGGCATGTCTACAATTCATGCCATTTTCATCACAGCTATGTCATTGTACTTTGTCTTCTGGTCGGATCTCTTTTCTGACCAACGGCATACTGGCCTTGTTACATTACGGAGTTCACAACTCTCCATTGTTGGACTTGGG GTTTCTATTGGGTACTTCTTTGTGGACTttggaatgatttttttgtacTATCCTACTTTGGGTGGAAAGGAGTAT GTTATCCATCATTCTCTTTCTACAATTGCAGTAGCGTATTCTATGTTGTCTGGAGAACTGCAGCTTTATACATACATGTGCCTCATCTCTGAAGTGACAACTCCAGAGATTAATATGAGATG GTATCTTGATACAGCTGGTCTGAAGAGGTCTGCTGCATATCTTATCAACGGTCTAGCCATCTTTCTTGCTTGGCTG ATGGCAAGAATTCTGCTGTTTCTTTACCTGTTTTACCACATCTACTTGCACTATGATCAG GTTATCCAGATGAGCCTCTTTGGCTGTCTTCTGACCTTTTTGGTTCCGGCAGTACTATTTATCATGAACTTGATGTGGTTTGGGAAGATCATAAAGGGATTGAAGAAAGCCTTGGCAAAAAGACTCTGA
- the LOC133678025 gene encoding transcription termination factor MTEF18, mitochondrial → MILTIINKRVSKFSEMIAQVNKSLVFSPVDIEISYKKQNPFLSSLKVQCFCSSRSSQNAKVSHSGSVQSPVTLHSTRVSRVARTDAQRVLFDYLHCTRNFDFNDAEHISKNSPHFIENLLTKIDNDKDVVRLLNKFLRYNPINEFEPFFESLGLRPSEVPSVLPPHLMYLGDNDMLLENFHVLCNYGIPRSKIGRMYKEAREIFGYNYGVLKLKLLAYENLGLSKTTVVKLVSCCPSLLIGGVDREFVNVLGRLNRAGLKNDLIGGYLSAKESYDWKRLIDTIYFLDKVGYSEEQFRDLLKTNPVLVFEGSGKKVYLLFGRLLKLGLKVNEIYSLFTQYPQILSAKRAKNLLRGIHILLGIGMGVEDIANIISTQMELLCSAALKGPVTLRRQFKDKKDSLCQILMENPLELFHLDSKSEVESSKMLSSRGPTNKLEKTAFLLRLGYVENSDEMARALKMFRGRGDQLQERFDCLVQAGLDYNVVSSFIKQAPMVLNQTKDVIEKKIDCLTNLGCSVNSLVAFPSYLCYDMERINLRFRMYTWLKEKGAAKPKLSLSTILACSDARFIKYFVDVHPEGPAMWESLRNTSASS, encoded by the coding sequence ATGATATTGACTATAATCAATAAAAGGGTGTCTAAGTTCTCTGAAATGATAGCTCAAGTCAATAAATCTCTTGTTTTCTCTCCTGTAGATATTGAAATTtcctataaaaagcaaaacccTTTTCTCAGTTCCCTTAAAGTTCAATGCTTTTGCAGTTCCAGATCGTCCCAGAATGCAAAAGTTTCACATTCTGGGTCAGTTCAATCACCTGTTACTCTTCATAGTACTCGTGTCTCACGGGTTGCGAGAACTGATGCTCAACGTGTTCTCTTTGATTACTTGCATTGCACTAGGAACTTTGATTTCAATGATGCAGAGCATATTAGCAAGAATTCACctcattttattgaaaatttgcTCACCAAGATTGATAATGATAAAGACGTTGTGCGGTTGTTGAATAAATTTCTTAGGTATAATCCAATTAATGAGTTTGAGCCGTTCTTTGAGAGTTTAGGTTTGAGGCCATCTGAGGTTCCTTCGGTTCTTCCACCGCATTTGATGTATCTTGGTGATAATGATATGTTGCTTGAGAACTTTCATGTTTTGTGTAATTATGGAATTCCCCGTAGTAAGATTGGTAGGATGTACAAGGAAGCAAGAGAGATTTTCGGATATAATTATGGGGTGTTGAAATTGAAACTTCTGGCTTATGAAAACTTGGGTCTAAGCAAAACCACTGTTGTTAAGCTTGTTAGTTGTTGCCCATCTCTCCTTATTGGTGGTGTTGATAGAGAGTTTGTTAATGTTCTTGGGAGATTAAATAGAGCAGGATTAAAGAATGATTTGATTGGAGGATACTTGTCTGCTAAAGAGTCTTATGATTGGAAAAGACTGATCGACACAATATATTTTCTTGACAAAGTAGGTTATAGTGAGGAGCAATTCCGTGATCTGTTGAAAACGAATCCTGTGTTAGTGTTTGAAGGTTCTGGGAAGAAAGTTTATTTGTTGTTTGGTCGGTTACTCAAGTTGGGCCTCAAGGTGAATGAGATTTATTCATTGTTCACACAATATCCACAAATCTTGTCGGCCAAGCGTGCGAAGAATCTTTTGCGGGGAATTCATATCTTGTTGGGCATTGGAATGGGAGTAGAGGACATTGCAAACATCATATCTACACAAATGGAACTTCTGTGCTCTGCTGCTTTAAAAGGACCTGTAACTCTTCGTAGACAATTCAAAGATAAGAAAGATAGTTTATGCCAAATCCTCATGGAAAACCCACTGGAGCTGTTCCATTTGGATTCTAAATCAGAAGTTGAAAGCAGCAAAATGTTATCCTCCCGGGGTCCTACTAACAAATTGGAGAAAACAGCATTCTTGTTGAGATTGGGGTATGTTGAGAACTCAGATGAGATGGCAAGAGCTCTAAAAATGTTTCGAGGTAGAGGAGATCAATTACAAGAGAGGTTTGATTGCCTGGTACAAGCTGGTTTGGACTACAATGTTGTCTCCAGCTTCATCAAACAAGCTCCCATGGTGCTAAACCAGACCAAAGATGTAATTGAAAAGAAGATTGATTGCCTGACAAACTTAGGCTGCTCGGTCAACTCACTGGTGGCGTTCCCATCATATTTATGCTACGACATGGAGAGGATTAATCTTAGATTTAGAATGTATACTTGGCTGAAGGAAAAAGGTGCAGCAAAACCCAAATTGTCCTTGAGTACTATCCTTGCATGTTCAGACGCAcgattcataaaatattttgtagatGTCCATCCTGAAGGACCAGCAATGTGGGAAAGTTTAAGGAACACGTCAGCTTCAAGCTAA